Part of the Suncus etruscus isolate mSunEtr1 chromosome 20, mSunEtr1.pri.cur, whole genome shotgun sequence genome, CCGTGGCTAGGGCCGTGCTACTTTCTTGATCTGGAATGTCCAAGGCGAAGGTGGCATGTTTGGTCGTGGCATTGACACAGGACCTCTGAGTGTGCTGGCGAATGTTGGACACGGTGAGACATACCTCATAATCCGTAGATGGCTGCAGGTGGGTCAGATTGTACTCGTGTACATCCACAGGGACCCTGGCTGTGTACGTTATGTGTGGGTTGTCGATCTTCATGGTGGCTGAGGACCACTTCAAGTTGGATGCCATCACGTTGGAATTCACTTTCCAGGACACTAAAATGGAGTGAGATTCTGTTTGCTTGACGTAAATTTTCAGCACCTGGGCACCATCCAGAAGGGTCCCATTGACTTTGATGGTCACCACGCGTGTGTCAGCCCCTTctacattttgggccacacaggtgtATCTCCCTGAGTCTTCAATTTGCGTATTGGTGATTTCCAAGGTCCCCTCACTGCTCAGCCTGTATTTATCAGAAAACATTTCCACAGTAATCTTATTTCCCAGAGGGGTGACCCAATATATTTCGGGCTCTGGCTCAGCCATGGCACGACAGTCTAGGAACACCAACGCACCAATGTCCACGTTCAAGTGACTGGGGAACGTGTCATGGGAAATCATGGGCAAACACTGCTCGCTGGCATCCTGAGAAAGCACCTCCCGAACTTGGTGTCCTTTGTACTCGGGGGGCATGGCGCAGTGCATGGATAGGGGTTCCATGAAGCGGATGTTGGTCTTATTGGAGCCAACCCAGTGAATGACACAGTCACACCTCAGGGGGTTGCTGTGAATGCTGATCTCACGCAGACTGGGCAGGGATTCCACCGTGGCCTGGTACACAGCATTCAAAGCATTGTTGTTGAGCATCAAGCTCTCAAGGGCAGGGACACTGCGGAAGGCCAAGCGGTGGATGTAAGATAATCTGGGGTTATTGGTGGCTTCCAGCTTGGTGAGCTCAGGCAGATTGTCTAAGGCATAGCGGTCCATGGACACGAGCTCCCCCATGTTGTTGATACCCAGCTCTTTTAACCGCAGCATATTCTTAAAGTCCCCTTCTTGGATTTTGTGGATTGGGTTTTTGTTAAGGTCTAAGAATTTCAAATTTGGGACTTTCTGCAAGGCAAGTTGAGGAACTTTGACCAGCTTATTATCATAAAAGGACAGACTCTCAAGACTGTCCAGGCCCACCAAGGCATTCCCGGGGATGTCTGTGAGGTACATGCCAGCCAGCACCAAGCTTCTCAGATTGGAGAGCAGTTTGAAGTTCATATCCAGAATCCCAATCACGGGGTTCTCTCCAATCATGAGGATTTCTAGGTTGGGGGTAGAGGCAAACCAGCGGCTATCAATGACTTTCAATTTGTTTGAGTTCAAGTGAAGCCTCAGAAGATTTTTTAGACCCGAAAAGGCATTTGCAGAAATAGTGCTGATCTGGTTATGGTTGATGTAAAGTTCTTGAAGGTTACTAAGGTCCTGCAGGCAATAATCAGTCATTTCCGTGATCTGATTTTCCTCCAAATGCAAGGTGGTGAGCTGCGTCAGATTGGCCAGCCCTACCTCCTTGATGCTTGTGAAGTTGTTTTGGGAGAAATCCAACTCAGTAAGGTTGAAGAGCTGCTGAAGTTCATCCACTGTCTTTGCAATGTTATTGCTCTGTAGAAGAAGCACTTGCGTGTCGCTGGAGAGGTTACTGGGGATCCTTGTGAGACGCAAGTCATTGCAATCTACAGTGGTGGCTTCCCTGTATGTTGACTGAGGGGTAAACCAGGGCCGGATCTCACAAACGCAGAGTTGCGGACACTCGCTGCTTTGTAGGGAAGGTCCACTGAAAGACATCACCAGTAAGCCCAGAACCAATTGGTTAGCCAATAAGACAGAGTACATGCTAGCCATGCTGGCTTGCTGACAAGCTCAGCTCCTGACACTAAAATGTCTTAATACAAGGCAGGCACTACCGAGCACTAGACAGCATAGAAAGTCGTGCTGACATTCAAGACCAGCTTCTCTTGAGATGTGCAGAATTTCAGTGTCCAGAGGAATGTTTTCCTGGAGTTtgcaaaagaaaggaagtaattcGGAGTCTTAATGGTGTCTTCCAAGTCCAAGCATGGCCCCGGCTCTGCAGTATTATCTTCTTCGATTGAGTTAAAGTCTGGAGATGTCCCTAAAAATGAGATCAGGACATATGTTATGTTCATTCCATATACTTTGCACACGATAGCCTTTCTTCCGTTTATTAAAAAGCAACACCCACTTATAAATTTAACAGCAGAATGTTCAAAACGACAAGCCCAAAACAACCCACTCAACTCGAAAACGGCAGGATGATGATTTCCCTTACGACGCTAAAACTTGTCACCAATTTTTACGATTTAATGGGAACCGTGTTCTAATTGTTATTGAGTAATGGCCATAATTACAGACACACTGCTTTTACTTTTAGTACTCTCATTACACACTGCTGTTACAACTGAGGAAGTCATTACACACATACACGTCGCTATTATCGAGCATAGTTATTACACAACTGCTGTTATTATTGGGTACAGCCATTGCACGCACAGCACTGTTATTACGAAATGCATCAAGACACGCACACAGCTGTTACCTTTGGGCTCAGCGATTGCACACACTGCTGCCACTATTAAGACATTACATGCACTGCTGTTACAATCGAATACGCACACCAGGCACACAATCATTATTACTGGGTACAGTTGCTACCTGCGCACCATTGTTATCACTGAATACAGACATGACACACACTGGTATTCCAACTGAGGACAGACATTACACACACATTAGCATTCCCGTGAAGTGATATCATTACACGTACATTGCTGGTACTGTTGGGTCAGTAACGCACACACACTGCTGTGATGATTAAGTCGTTACGTACTGCTGTTGCTATACATAGAGTACAAACATTCCACATATACTGCTAATACTACTAAGTAAAGTTATTACACATAATGCtggtatgttttatgttatgttatgttctgTTATGTTGTgttgtggtgtggtgtggtgtggtgtgatgtgatgtgatgtgatgttatgttatgttatgttatgttatggtgtgttgtggctctacactcagaaatcgcacctggcaggctcaggggaccatatgggatgcttggattcgaatcaccaaccttctgcgtgaaaggcaaacaccttacctccatgctatctctccggccccattaagtACTATtcttagggaccagagcaatagcacagaggtagggggtTATGTTAcgttatatgttatgttatgttgtgttgtgttatgttatgttatggtgtgttgtggctctacactcagaaatcgcacctggcagactcaggggaccatatgggatgcttggattcgaatcaccgaccttctgcatgaaaggcaaacaccttacctccatgctatctctccggccccattaagtACTATTCTTAggtaccagagcaatagcacagaggtagggagttaTGTTACGTTATATGTTATGTTGTGTTGTGCTGTGTTGTGTTATGTTACATTtacgttatgttatgttatgctatgtttatgttatgttttatgttatgttatgttatgttatgttatgttatgttatgttatgttatgttatgttatgttatgttatgttatgttatgttatgttatgttatgttatgttatgttatggtgtgttgtggctctacactcagaaatcgcacctggcaggctcaggggaccatatgggatgcttggattctaattaccgaccttctgtatgaaaggcaaacaccttacctccatgctatctctccagccccattaagtACTATTCTTAggtaccagagcaatagcacagaggtagggagttaTGTTACGTTATATGTTATGTTGTGTTGTGCTGTGTTGTGTTATGTTACATTtacgttatgttatgttatgctatgtttatgttatgttatgttatgttttatgttatgttatgttatgttatgttatgttatgttatgttgtgttgtgttatgttatgttatggtgtgttgtggctctacactcagaaatcgctcctggcaggctcaggggaccatatgggatgcttggattcgaatcaccgaccttctgcatgaaaggcaaacaccttacctccatgctatctctccggccccgttaagTACTATtcttagggaccagagcaatagcacagaggtagggctttatGTTAcgttatatgttatgttatgttgtgttgtgttgtgttgtgttgtgttatgTAAtgttatgctatgctatgctatgttatgttatgttagtgTTATGGAATATTCTTTACACACACTGCTGTTATTATTAAGCACTATTATtcgggactggagcaatagcacagaggtagagcatttttgccttgcatgtagccaacacaggacagacccctgtttgaatccaggcatcttatatggttaccccgagcttgccaggagcaatttctgagtgcagagccagaagtaatccaggagcaccatcaggtgtgagccccccaaaacaaaccaaaacaaataaatattaaacatacacacaaagacCACATCAGGGTTAAATAGAAACACCCAGAAAAGCCCACTTATATTACTAGTTTTAGAAAGAAAAGTGATTCCAGAAACTAAACTTATTTATTGTTATCCTGAACCAAAAGGCTATcctttttataagtaaaatatagaaGAGAGTTTGGTTAAAAACTCAGAGTTGttcttttagttatttatattttaatgaacacATTCTGTTCCAGGAAGTCTTTCTTTTGCAAGTGGCATGTTTCATGGAAATATTCAATCAATATTCTCCTAgctcagttatttatttatgaagaaataaattcagCACAACCTCAATAGTAAATTCTGTTTTTCTTATTCCGATAACTATAGTGATATTCATGacataaaataatgaaaggaTTCTATTCTGACTTATCACTGGTTTttgtgggaaaataaaaaaacaaacacactcaCAGGCGTACATAAATCTCATATACATGATTTTGCCAATCTGTGAGACCATCACTGGCTAGGCtatgaatataatatttaacCTCTGAAGACTTAGTTTCAGCTATAAAATAGTATTGGTCATAAAAGCATCTCCACTGCATGATTATTGAGACAATTAAAGGAATCTACATAGCGCCTGACATATTAAGTGCTCATAAAAGTTCGTTgcatttattatgattttattatgtTTCTCATCCATTTAAATTCTAGCTCTGTAGTGATGGTGGGAAGGCAAGTCAAACAAGGAAAGTTGTTGGTTGTACTTAGCCTTTATCTGGTGGGTTTATAAGGTCTTCTAAGGTCTGATGCCAATTCACTTCATTGTAAATACAATATTAGCTAGTTTTGGGCCTTCAAATAAGTTGCAAAGAGCCAGCACGGATCCAATGTGTACTTGTTTTCCTGAGATTCATTCCGTCACTTGCTAAGGAATGAAAGGTGGTGTTAAAAGCTTCTGACATCTGTCTTGctgttatttctttaactttcaTTTCTAAAGGGACTCCAGTGATGAATTGTTTCTTGACTCTCATATACTGctatagaaattaataaaaatagagcaTGTAAAGTGCTTGAAGCCTAGTTCAACACACTAGAATGTTGTATTCATATTAGTTgtaattattacatttttatttttttcaaaacagaGTTACTCTGCGGCTGACAGTTAATATAAGggaagaacacttgccttgcaagcctcAGTACCCACTTGGTCCCTTAAGACccgccaagaatgatccctgggcacagaatcaggagtaagccctgagcactgctgggtagtggcccccaacaataacaaaacaaaacaaccaacacAGAACAAACATTCATTTTCTGTTagttgattattatttttgtgcCTCATTTGGTTgctctcagggctaactcctgtctttatgctaagggatcactcctggtgttgtgtaaagaaccatatgtagtggtgggaattgaaccaaggtcagttgggtgcaaagcaaatgcctaactCACAGCACTAactttccagccccaatatagtcattctttttggggggatgcattcccagtggtgctcaggggttactccttgctctatgctcagaaatcacttctggcaggcttggaggaccatatgggatgctgcaaatcgaacccaggtttgtcctgggtctgttacatgcaaggcaaatgcccaccactgtgctatctctctggtcctccaaTGTAGTTAGTTTTAAGGTTGAAGCATAATAATATGAATAGCCAGTCCCTCTAGTTctagtagaaagagaaaaaaaattcctacatttgtttttgtttgttttctaaaatatgcAACCCAGGGCCAGAAAACGTTTAAGGTtaacaggggttaaggtgtttacCATGCAGGCAGTTGGCCCTATACTGATCTCCAGCTGCCTATagttcctaagcatagagccaagagtagtgtCTAGGCATTGCCCCATGTCACCCCCTGCCAATGATGCAAACCAAATCACTACTTGAACAAGGTGAGTGTTTAAAAGAAATCCTCCAGTCCATATCTGGCAAGACAGAGgcaggaaaatgaaataaatatgtttatccATGCATAATGCTGGACGTTTATTATTCTCTTTGGGGAGGAAATGCATTCGTATTCTCCTTCCCCAATCTGGTTACATACTTTGTCATATATTGTGTGTGTAAAACACTCAAATATTGTAAAACTACCTGATTCTAAATCTTCTCAGAGAATTTTCAGAGAATTGAAACATACCCAAGAGAATAACTTCTTCCAAAGATTATTAACTCCACAATTTATTccaggttattttttttgtttgtttgtttccatcAGAGTAAATCCTAAATTAGGTGCAATGAACACAGTAAATGTTCAGTGAAGAAAATGTCAGACACAGATTATTTCTTAGTCTTAAATatagaaaatcaaaagaataaatctACCTTTCATGAATCTGATGGTGATTTCAGCTAAGTTTAACATTT contains:
- the LRRN1 gene encoding leucine-rich repeat neuronal protein 1, which translates into the protein MASMYSVLLANQLVLGLLVMSFSGPSLQSSECPQLCVCEIRPWFTPQSTYREATTVDCNDLRLTRIPSNLSSDTQVLLLQSNNIAKTVDELQQLFNLTELDFSQNNFTSIKEVGLANLTQLTTLHLEENQITEMTDYCLQDLSNLQELYINHNQISTISANAFSGLKNLLRLHLNSNKLKVIDSRWFASTPNLEILMIGENPVIGILDMNFKLLSNLRSLVLAGMYLTDIPGNALVGLDSLESLSFYDNKLVKVPQLALQKVPNLKFLDLNKNPIHKIQEGDFKNMLRLKELGINNMGELVSMDRYALDNLPELTKLEATNNPRLSYIHRLAFRSVPALESLMLNNNALNAVYQATVESLPSLREISIHSNPLRCDCVIHWVGSNKTNIRFMEPLSMHCAMPPEYKGHQVREVLSQDASEQCLPMISHDTFPSHLNVDIGALVFLDCRAMAEPEPEIYWVTPLGNKITVEMFSDKYRLSSEGTLEITNTQIEDSGRYTCVAQNVEGADTRVVTIKVNGTLLDGAQVLKIYVKQTESHSILVSWKVNSNVMASNLKWSSATMKIDNPHITYTARVPVDVHEYNLTHLQPSTDYEVCLTVSNIRQHTQRSCVNATTKHATFALDIPDQESSTALATVMGSLFAVVSLVATALYVTKRFKRKNYHHSLKKYMQKTSSVPLNELYPPLINLWEGDSEKDKDGPADIKPVQVDTSRSYYMW